A single Phragmites australis chromosome 4, lpPhrAust1.1, whole genome shotgun sequence DNA region contains:
- the LOC133916158 gene encoding serine/threonine-protein kinase AtPK2/AtPK19-like isoform X1: MVSSEITSVTAARAQGPKLFRGKIILPGGPPDVVPSENVEFDFSDVFGPTAVQTPTEVSILTPDSPAPVAESNDEVYDDPVVIIKRSHSLVGPSSLVSQSLPFSKLALHETESSLELSECASKEKQINQGSLSDEELDDAKKENEGVGLDNFEVLKLVGQGAFGKVYQVRKKGTSEIYAMKVMRKDKILEKNHAEYMKAEREILTKVDHPFVVQLRYSFQTKYRLYLVLDFINGGHLFFQLYQQGLFSREELARIYAAEIVCAVAHLHANGIMHRDLKPENILLDADGHAMLTDFGVAKEFDENTRSNSMCGTVEYMAPEIVQGRGHDKAADWWSVGILLFEMLTGKPPFIGGNRDKIQQKIVKEKIKLPTYLSSEAHSLLKGLLHKEAGRRLGSGPGSSDEIKNHKWFKSVNWKRLEARQIQPSFRPNVAGKTCIANFDECWTSMPVLDSPVASPVAADSNFVGFSYVRPATFLQKPSPLG; encoded by the exons ATGGTTTCCTCTGAGATAACCTCTGTTACAGCAGCTCGTGCACAAGGCCCCAAGCTCTTTAGAGGGAAGATAATTCTGCCAGGGGGGCCTCCAGATGTTGTCCCCTCTGAAAATGTTGAGTTCGATTTTTCTGATGTTTTTGGACCTACTGCAGTCCAGACCCCCACCGAAGTGAGTATTCTCACTCCAGACAGCCCAGCACCTGTTGCTGAGTCCAACGATGAAGTTTACGACGACCCTGTGGTCATTATCAAGCGATCTCATTCTCTTGTTGGTCCATCATCTCTTGTTAGCCAGTCTTTGCCATTTAGCAAGCTCGCACTACACGAGACAGAGAGTTCATTGGAACTTTCAGAGTGTGCTTCCAAAGAAAAGCAAATTAACCAAGGGTCGCTTAGTGATGAAGAGCTTGATGATGCAAAAAAGGAGAACGAGGGTGTTGGACTTGATAACTTTGAAGTCTTGAAGCTTGTTGGCCAAGGGGCATTTGGCAAAGTCTATCAGGTGAGAAAGAAAGGTACTTCAGAAATATATGCAATGAAAGTAATGAGGAAGGACAAGATTTTGGAGAAGAATCATGCTGAGTATATGAAAGCCGAGAGAGAGATACTGACAAAAGTTGATCATCCTTTTGTGGTGCAGTTGAGGTACTCCTTTCAG ACAAAGTACCGACTTTACCTTGTCTTGGACTTCATAAATGGGGGCCATCTCTTTTTCCAGCTTTACCAACAGGGTTTGTTTAG TAGGGAGGAGCTTGCACGCATCTATGCTGCTGAAATTGTATGTGCCGTAGCCCACCTCCATGCCAATGGTATTATGCATAGAGATTTGAAGCCTGAGAACATCTTATTGGATGCTGATGGTCAT GCCATGCTAACCGACTTTGGCGTGGCAAAAGAATTTGATGAAAACACTAGATCAAACTCAATGTGTGGTACTGTTGAGTATATGGCCCCAGAAATTGTTCAGGGCAGAGGTCATGATAAGGCTGCTGACTGGTGGAGTGTGGGAATCCTACTTTTTGAAATGCTTACGGGCAAG CCCCCATTTATTGGTGGAAACAGAGACAAAATTCAGCAGAAGATAGTGAAGGAGAAGATAAAGCTGCCCACATATTTGTCTAGCGAAGCTCACTCTCTGTTGAAAGGC TTACTACACAAAGAAGCTGGCAGACGGCTGGGCAGCGGACCAGGCAGCAGCGACGAAATAAAGAACCACAAGTGGTTCAAGTCAGTAAACTGGAAGAGGCTGGAGGCCCGACAGATCCAGCCAAGCTTCCGCCCGAATGTTGCTGGCAAGACCTGCATCGCGAACTTCGACGAGTGCTGGACGAGCATGCCCGTGCTGGACTCTCCGGTGGCCAGCCCCGTCGCTGCCGATAGCAACTTCGTGGGGTTCAGCTATGTGAGGCCGGCGACCTTCCTTCAAAAGCCGAGTCCTCTAGGCTGA
- the LOC133916158 gene encoding serine/threonine-protein kinase AtPK2/AtPK19-like isoform X2, with amino-acid sequence MVSSEITSVTAARAQGPKLFRGKIILPGGPPDVVPSENVEFDFSDVFGPTAVQTPTEVSILTPDSPAPVAESNDEVYDDPVVIIKRSHSLVGPSSLVSQSLPFSKLALHETESSLELSECASKEKQINQGSLSDEELDDAKKENEGVGLDNFEVLKLVGQGAFGKVYQVRKKGTSEIYAMKVMRKDKILEKNHAEYMKAEREILTKVDHPFVVQLRYSFQTKYRLYLVLDFINGGHLFFQLYQQGLFREELARIYAAEIVCAVAHLHANGIMHRDLKPENILLDADGHAMLTDFGVAKEFDENTRSNSMCGTVEYMAPEIVQGRGHDKAADWWSVGILLFEMLTGKPPFIGGNRDKIQQKIVKEKIKLPTYLSSEAHSLLKGLLHKEAGRRLGSGPGSSDEIKNHKWFKSVNWKRLEARQIQPSFRPNVAGKTCIANFDECWTSMPVLDSPVASPVAADSNFVGFSYVRPATFLQKPSPLG; translated from the exons ATGGTTTCCTCTGAGATAACCTCTGTTACAGCAGCTCGTGCACAAGGCCCCAAGCTCTTTAGAGGGAAGATAATTCTGCCAGGGGGGCCTCCAGATGTTGTCCCCTCTGAAAATGTTGAGTTCGATTTTTCTGATGTTTTTGGACCTACTGCAGTCCAGACCCCCACCGAAGTGAGTATTCTCACTCCAGACAGCCCAGCACCTGTTGCTGAGTCCAACGATGAAGTTTACGACGACCCTGTGGTCATTATCAAGCGATCTCATTCTCTTGTTGGTCCATCATCTCTTGTTAGCCAGTCTTTGCCATTTAGCAAGCTCGCACTACACGAGACAGAGAGTTCATTGGAACTTTCAGAGTGTGCTTCCAAAGAAAAGCAAATTAACCAAGGGTCGCTTAGTGATGAAGAGCTTGATGATGCAAAAAAGGAGAACGAGGGTGTTGGACTTGATAACTTTGAAGTCTTGAAGCTTGTTGGCCAAGGGGCATTTGGCAAAGTCTATCAGGTGAGAAAGAAAGGTACTTCAGAAATATATGCAATGAAAGTAATGAGGAAGGACAAGATTTTGGAGAAGAATCATGCTGAGTATATGAAAGCCGAGAGAGAGATACTGACAAAAGTTGATCATCCTTTTGTGGTGCAGTTGAGGTACTCCTTTCAG ACAAAGTACCGACTTTACCTTGTCTTGGACTTCATAAATGGGGGCCATCTCTTTTTCCAGCTTTACCAACAGGGTTTGTTTAG GGAGGAGCTTGCACGCATCTATGCTGCTGAAATTGTATGTGCCGTAGCCCACCTCCATGCCAATGGTATTATGCATAGAGATTTGAAGCCTGAGAACATCTTATTGGATGCTGATGGTCAT GCCATGCTAACCGACTTTGGCGTGGCAAAAGAATTTGATGAAAACACTAGATCAAACTCAATGTGTGGTACTGTTGAGTATATGGCCCCAGAAATTGTTCAGGGCAGAGGTCATGATAAGGCTGCTGACTGGTGGAGTGTGGGAATCCTACTTTTTGAAATGCTTACGGGCAAG CCCCCATTTATTGGTGGAAACAGAGACAAAATTCAGCAGAAGATAGTGAAGGAGAAGATAAAGCTGCCCACATATTTGTCTAGCGAAGCTCACTCTCTGTTGAAAGGC TTACTACACAAAGAAGCTGGCAGACGGCTGGGCAGCGGACCAGGCAGCAGCGACGAAATAAAGAACCACAAGTGGTTCAAGTCAGTAAACTGGAAGAGGCTGGAGGCCCGACAGATCCAGCCAAGCTTCCGCCCGAATGTTGCTGGCAAGACCTGCATCGCGAACTTCGACGAGTGCTGGACGAGCATGCCCGTGCTGGACTCTCCGGTGGCCAGCCCCGTCGCTGCCGATAGCAACTTCGTGGGGTTCAGCTATGTGAGGCCGGCGACCTTCCTTCAAAAGCCGAGTCCTCTAGGCTGA